CAGGCGGGCGACCTGGCGTTCTGGGACAACCGCTGCACGATGCACTACGCCCTGCGCGACTTCGGTACGGCACGGCGCAACATGCTGCGCGTCGCCCTCGAAGGCGACGCGCCCGCCGGCGTCGGCGCCTAACGCGGTCGCAGCCGGAACACCCGGATCTGTCGGGGTGCGCACTTCTGGCGGTAACGCTCGTAGCCGGCGTAGAAGTCGACGACCGTCGCCCACGCCTGCTCGCGTTCGTCGCCGGCCAACAGTTCGGCGCGGTAGGCCGCCTTGGGGCCGCGGAACTCGACTTCGCAGTCCGGATGGGCGATGAGATTGGCGCTCCACCCGGGGTGGGGCGGCCGCCCGTAGTTCGAGGCGATCGCCAGCAGCCCGTCGCCCGTGTCGATCAACGCCAGCGGCAGTGTGCGCGGCTGGCCTGACTTGGCGCCCGTCGTCGTGACGAGCCCGACCTTGTCGAGACCGGTCGAACTCAACCGCCCCTTCGTGCGCGGGATGACGACACGGTCGATCTTCGGCGCCACCCGCAGCAGGTACTGGTAGCCGACCGGGCCCATGACCGCCCGCTCGAGCAACGCCTCGTCGACGCGGAGCTTGCGGCCCCGCATCGGACTGAATCGGCGCAGCGCCATCACCGCACGCTACGCCTTGGTCCGCGGCCGTCGTCGTCCGCTACCCTGACTGCTCCACTCGGGCGAGTGGCGGAATTGGCAGACGCGCAGGATTCAGGTTCCTGTGTCCGAAAGGATGTGCGGGTTCAAGTCCCGCCTCGCCCACTCAGGGTTTCCGACAGAAGTAGCCGCGTCGGACCGACAGAAGTCGCGCAGCCACGACGACATAAGTCGGAGCGGCTGCTCTCGGACTGATCTCGCGATCGTCAGCTTCGAGCGACCAGCGGACTTCACGACCGAACGAGTGCTTCTCGCAGCCGAATTGTTCCTTGGCGGCGGCACTAACTACGAGAGGCCATTGCGAGCCGCGGTTGACCTGATTGGGTCGGTCGCTGGCACGCACTCCGACGTGGTGATGCTCACCGATGGTCAATGTGCAGTGAGCGAAGCGTTCCATAGCTGGTACCTCGACCAACAGCATTCGCGTGAGTTCACAACTTACGCCGTCGTCATCGGCGGCGATCCCAAGGCGGAACCCCTGAACCGCCTGTGCAACGGGAAGGTGTGGTCGGTGCGCGACCTCGCCACTGGCAGCGAGATCCAACCGTTATTCCGACGCCTATGACCGCACGTCACGTCCCACCTACGTTGCCGTTGGAAACTGATCGTCCGACATTTCTGGGGCCATCTCCCAGAGGGTTTGCTCGATGTCGTGCATCGCGTCCTGGCCACCGGCGAAGACGAGACCCGTATCGGCGAGGTCTCGGTTCGCAAAGCCCTCAAGCCAGGTCAGGACGTAGAGCGGATCGTGGTCGATGATGTCGTCACGCGTCCAACTCGAACCCAACTCGCGTGCCCGACGCTCGACGTAGGCGAGCAACTTGGCCTCGTCAACCACGACGAAGTCGTACCTCGCTTGCCACGTGACCTTCCGGCCTGGCGGAGCGACGAAGTCTCCATCGTCCCCCGCCTCGGAGTCCTCGCTCTCCAACTCGTAGACGTCGTCATCTTCATCATCGAGTGGGTCGCCGAAGCCATACAGAACACCGCCACCCCATCCGCG
This genomic window from Acidimicrobiales bacterium contains:
- a CDS encoding nitroreductase family deazaflavin-dependent oxidoreductase yields the protein MALRRFSPMRGRKLRVDEALLERAVMGPVGYQYLLRVAPKIDRVVIPRTKGRLSSTGLDKVGLVTTTGAKSGQPRTLPLALIDTGDGLLAIASNYGRPPHPGWSANLIAHPDCEVEFRGPKAAYRAELLAGDEREQAWATVVDFYAGYERYRQKCAPRQIRVFRLRPR